Proteins encoded by one window of Pseudomonas sp. PSKL.D1:
- a CDS encoding hydroxymethylpyrimidine/phosphomethylpyrimidine kinase produces the protein MNTYSSRPVVLCLSGHDPSGGAGLQADIEALIAQGCHAAPAVTALTVQDTVNVSDFRVLDREWVLAQANAVLADSTVAAVKLGMLGSIQMVDTVAELLAAHPHLPLVCDPVLRAGGGGRLGKDEVGYALRERLLPLATIATPNLPEARILAELPEGTADECAEKLLPFCKHLLITGGHGDEDEIHNRLYSRDGQQHTWTCQRLPGSYHGSGCTLASALAGRLALGEELKSAVRSALDYTWRTLRDAEQLGKGQFVPRRLPLDFCS, from the coding sequence ATGAATACCTACAGCTCCCGCCCCGTTGTCCTCTGTCTCTCCGGCCACGACCCAAGTGGCGGTGCCGGCTTGCAGGCAGATATCGAAGCCCTGATCGCCCAAGGATGCCACGCCGCACCCGCGGTGACCGCCCTGACCGTTCAGGATACCGTCAACGTTTCCGACTTCCGCGTGCTCGACCGCGAGTGGGTATTGGCCCAGGCCAATGCCGTGCTTGCCGACTCCACCGTGGCCGCCGTCAAGCTGGGCATGCTCGGCTCGATCCAGATGGTCGATACCGTCGCCGAACTGCTGGCTGCGCACCCGCACCTGCCGCTGGTATGCGACCCGGTACTGCGCGCCGGTGGCGGTGGCCGGCTGGGCAAGGACGAAGTGGGCTATGCCCTGCGCGAACGCCTGCTGCCACTGGCCACCATCGCCACCCCTAACCTGCCCGAAGCCCGTATTCTTGCCGAACTGCCCGAAGGCACGGCCGACGAGTGTGCCGAAAAACTGTTGCCGTTCTGCAAACACCTGTTGATTACCGGTGGCCACGGCGACGAGGACGAAATCCACAACCGCCTGTACAGCCGCGATGGCCAGCAACACACCTGGACCTGCCAGCGCTTGCCGGGCAGCTACCATGGTTCGGGTTGCACGCTCGCCAGCGCCCTGGCCGGCCGCCTTGCACTGGGCGAAGAACTGAAAAGCGCTGTACGCAGCGCCCTGGATTACACCTGGCGCACCCTGCGCGACGCAGAACAGCTTGGCAAAGGCCAGTTCGTACCGCGCCGCCTGCCCCTGGATTTCTGTTCCTGA
- a CDS encoding sensor histidine kinase yields MRYLLILLLGMLPMLAGAVELDASTRHLPLGKVMQVFEDRDGSASIAQVSAPIFASRFRTHNDDVLNAGYSTSVFWLKVDLRYLAAANSPSRQWLLELAYPPLDHLELYLPGSDGVYRLAQRTGDALPYDSRQIRQNNYLFEIPLAPGQATTVYLRVHSQGSVQVPLALWSTDAYMEDQPTRLYVLGMIYGVLLVMLVYNLFIYLSVRDVSYLYYILYIASFGLYQVSVNGAGVAYFWPDSPWWANAATPLFIGAAGLFGCQFARHFLQLGKTSRPFDRLLQLLMLGGAVVMVLAVSMPYGIALRMATVLALLFTVSIFAAGLYTWSRGLRVARWFIIAWTAFLLGGLVNTLMVLGYLPNVFITMYASQLGSALEVALLSLALADRINSMREQQASTLRDTGRTLEQLNQQLARSNHLKDEFLATVTHELRTPMNGVIGSLELMQTLPMGAEMAQYHRTAVGSAQGMMDMVDDILTLTELQAGRMRVQPVPFSLRRLLQDLRAGYAGNALGKGLYLSLDIPAELPDELLGDEQKLTRCLSCLVDNGLKFTHQGGVMVQVRGRRVGPGSLALTFTVSDSGIGFDDLDHAILYQRFFQVDGSMTRRYGGLGIGLSICRQLGELLGGKLSHESTRGLGSRFELSLNVAIAQAQMPAGVAALGGTRL; encoded by the coding sequence ATGCGCTATTTGCTGATTTTGCTTCTGGGCATGCTGCCCATGCTGGCTGGCGCCGTCGAGCTCGACGCGTCCACACGGCACCTTCCGCTGGGCAAGGTCATGCAGGTCTTCGAGGACCGCGATGGCAGTGCCAGCATTGCCCAGGTCAGCGCGCCCATCTTCGCCAGCCGGTTCCGTACCCACAATGACGATGTGCTGAACGCAGGCTATTCGACGTCGGTGTTCTGGCTGAAAGTCGACCTGCGTTACCTCGCTGCCGCCAACTCCCCTTCTCGCCAGTGGTTGCTGGAGCTGGCCTATCCACCACTGGACCACCTTGAACTCTACCTGCCAGGCAGTGATGGCGTGTACCGCCTTGCCCAGCGCACTGGCGACGCCTTGCCCTACGACAGCCGCCAGATCCGTCAGAATAATTACCTGTTTGAGATACCCCTGGCCCCAGGGCAAGCAACCACCGTGTACCTGCGTGTGCACAGCCAGGGGTCAGTACAGGTGCCGCTGGCGCTGTGGTCAACCGATGCCTACATGGAAGATCAGCCTACCCGGCTTTATGTGTTGGGGATGATCTACGGCGTGCTGCTGGTGATGCTGGTGTACAACCTGTTCATCTACCTCAGCGTGCGGGATGTCAGTTACCTGTACTACATCCTCTACATTGCTTCGTTCGGCTTGTATCAAGTGTCGGTAAACGGTGCCGGGGTGGCGTATTTCTGGCCAGACAGCCCCTGGTGGGCCAATGCGGCCACGCCTTTGTTCATTGGTGCGGCAGGCCTGTTTGGTTGCCAATTCGCTCGCCACTTCCTGCAACTGGGCAAGACCAGCCGGCCTTTCGACCGGCTGCTGCAGTTGTTGATGCTGGGCGGCGCAGTGGTGATGGTGCTGGCAGTGAGCATGCCGTACGGGATTGCCCTGCGCATGGCCACGGTGCTGGCGCTGTTGTTCACCGTGAGCATCTTCGCGGCGGGGCTTTACACCTGGTCCCGCGGGTTGCGCGTGGCGCGCTGGTTCATCATTGCCTGGACCGCATTTCTGCTGGGTGGGTTGGTCAACACCCTGATGGTGCTGGGCTACCTGCCCAATGTGTTCATCACCATGTATGCCAGCCAGCTGGGTTCGGCGTTGGAAGTGGCACTGCTGTCATTGGCGCTGGCCGACCGCATCAACAGCATGCGCGAGCAGCAAGCCAGTACCCTGCGCGACACCGGGCGTACGCTGGAGCAACTGAACCAGCAACTGGCCCGAAGCAACCACCTCAAGGACGAATTCCTCGCCACGGTTACCCATGAGCTGCGAACCCCGATGAACGGTGTGATCGGTTCGCTGGAGCTGATGCAGACGCTGCCCATGGGCGCCGAGATGGCGCAGTACCACCGTACTGCGGTCGGTTCGGCCCAGGGCATGATGGACATGGTCGACGACATCCTCACCCTGACCGAGTTGCAGGCCGGGCGCATGCGCGTGCAGCCGGTGCCTTTCAGCTTGCGACGTCTGCTTCAGGACCTGCGTGCCGGTTACGCTGGCAATGCGCTTGGCAAAGGCTTGTACCTGAGCCTGGACATCCCCGCCGAGCTGCCGGACGAGTTGCTGGGCGATGAGCAGAAGCTGACCCGTTGCCTGAGTTGCCTGGTGGATAACGGCCTGAAGTTCACCCATCAAGGTGGCGTGATGGTGCAGGTACGTGGCCGCCGAGTGGGGCCGGGCAGCCTGGCCTTGACGTTTACCGTCAGTGACAGCGGCATCGGCTTTGATGACCTGGACCATGCGATTCTGTACCAGCGGTTCTTCCAGGTGGATGGCTCCATGACCCGGCGGTATGGCGGGTTGGGGATTGGCTTGTCGATTTGTCGGCAGTTGGGGGAGCTGTTGGGGGGCAAGTTGTCCCATGAGTCGACGCGGGGGTTGGGTAGCCGGTTTGAGTTGAGCTTGAATGTGGCGATTGCGCAGGCGCAGATGCCGGCGGGTGTGGCGGCTTTGGGGGGCACGCGCCTCTAA
- a CDS encoding acyl-CoA dehydrogenase family protein has translation MNLHQYAETHEVTNQPPSLDGANLYRLDLPLQEWSRRFGAGWAESRIDAYGALAGGPLMAAGFLANAHKPEFSSHDRYGHRIDLVEFHPTYHELMRTAVEHGLPSLPWAEPRPGAHVARASMTYLHSQAEAGSGCPLTMTFAAVPALRLQPELAEYWLPKILAREYDPRNVGDRHKAGVTIGMAMTEKQGGTDVRANTTRAYPVGSPGPGQAYELVGHKWFCSAPMCDAFLTLAQTDKGLSCFLLPRHRPDDNRNQFYIQRLKNKLGNSSNASSEVEFRGALAWMVGEEGRGVPTIIEMVAMTRFDCMVGSSALMRQALTQASHHCAHRKVGGRVLNEQPLMQNVLADLALESEAALALSLRMGQALEQLDDPQQAHFARLVTAVGKYWICKRAPAMINEAAECLGGAGYVEDSILPRLYREAPVNSTWEGSGNVQCLDVLRALSKEPGVLDALFAELGDGHGDPRLAAYIGNLKGAFADTSDIQYRARQLTEDIALALQAKLLLEAGNAAVSDAFIGSRLTGGGRVYGALPRGVDVEALVARATPDWPI, from the coding sequence ATGAACCTGCATCAGTACGCAGAAACCCACGAAGTCACCAACCAGCCTCCTTCGCTCGACGGCGCTAACCTGTACCGCCTCGACCTGCCGCTGCAAGAATGGTCGCGGCGCTTTGGTGCTGGCTGGGCCGAGTCGCGTATCGATGCCTATGGTGCGCTTGCCGGTGGCCCGCTGATGGCCGCCGGTTTTCTGGCCAATGCGCACAAGCCGGAATTCAGCAGCCATGACCGCTATGGCCACCGCATCGACCTTGTGGAGTTTCACCCCACTTACCATGAGCTGATGCGAACCGCCGTGGAGCACGGCCTGCCTTCGCTGCCTTGGGCCGAGCCACGGCCTGGCGCGCATGTGGCCCGAGCGTCGATGACGTACCTGCACAGCCAGGCCGAAGCTGGCAGCGGTTGCCCGCTGACCATGACCTTTGCGGCAGTCCCGGCACTCCGGCTGCAGCCGGAACTGGCCGAATACTGGCTGCCGAAGATCCTGGCGCGAGAGTACGACCCGCGCAATGTCGGTGATCGCCACAAGGCAGGCGTGACCATCGGCATGGCCATGACCGAAAAGCAGGGCGGCACCGATGTGCGCGCCAACACCACCCGTGCCTACCCGGTTGGCTCGCCCGGCCCGGGCCAGGCGTATGAGCTGGTGGGGCACAAGTGGTTCTGCTCGGCGCCGATGTGTGATGCCTTCCTCACCCTGGCGCAGACCGACAAGGGCCTGAGCTGTTTCCTGCTGCCACGCCATCGTCCGGACGACAACCGCAACCAGTTCTATATCCAGCGCCTGAAGAACAAGCTTGGCAACAGCTCCAACGCGTCCAGTGAAGTGGAGTTCAGGGGGGCGCTGGCGTGGATGGTGGGCGAGGAGGGCCGGGGTGTGCCGACCATCATCGAAATGGTGGCCATGACCCGCTTCGACTGCATGGTCGGCTCCAGCGCGCTGATGCGCCAGGCCCTGACCCAGGCCAGCCATCATTGTGCCCACCGCAAAGTGGGTGGCCGGGTGCTGAACGAGCAGCCGTTGATGCAGAACGTGCTGGCCGACCTGGCCCTGGAAAGCGAGGCAGCGTTGGCCTTGAGCCTGCGCATGGGCCAGGCCCTGGAGCAACTCGATGACCCGCAACAGGCCCATTTCGCGAGGCTGGTGACGGCCGTAGGCAAATACTGGATCTGCAAACGCGCCCCGGCCATGATCAACGAGGCCGCCGAATGCCTGGGCGGTGCGGGTTATGTCGAAGACAGCATCTTGCCACGCCTGTACCGCGAAGCACCGGTCAACTCCACTTGGGAAGGCTCCGGCAACGTGCAATGCCTTGATGTGCTGCGCGCGCTGTCCAAGGAACCAGGCGTGCTGGATGCCCTGTTCGCCGAGCTGGGCGATGGCCACGGCGACCCACGCCTGGCCGCGTACATTGGCAACCTCAAAGGCGCTTTCGCCGATACCAGTGACATCCAGTACCGCGCCCGGCAGTTGACCGAAGACATTGCGCTCGCCTTGCAGGCCAAGCTGCTGTTGGAAGCGGGCAATGCAGCGGTCAGCGATGCTTTTATCGGCAGCCGGCTGACGGGCGGCGGGCGCGTATACGGGGCTTTGCCACGGGGTGTAGACGTGGAAGCGCTGGTGGCAAGGGCGACGCCTGACTGGCCAATCTGA
- the amn gene encoding AMP nucleosidase: protein MSHAFEVVDTPKQAVDRLAALHDQATVALSQALKRYLKDRTQPSDDERVLFRYPALRLTYYSHGEVAATTRAYAKVQVAGTYSVTVTQPAAFRSYLLEQLRPLMHDYTVTVEVGVSEQNIPYPYVVEQGDELAGTGITAAELARVFPSTDLSAATDNIADGLYDWGNAETLPLALFDAARVDFSLRRLVHYTGSDWRHVQPWILLTNYHRYVDQFISHGLEQLREDPRFVRMVLPGNVVIEKGMDHGEAQALVASVVWHRFQMPAYHLIAADGDGITLVNIGVGPSNAKNITDHLAVLRPHCWLMIGHCGGLRQSQTIGDYVLAHAYMRRDGILDRVVPPNIPIPALAEVQLALQEAAAQVTGERGEDLKKRLRTGTVLTYDDRNWELRWAQERPLINLSRAVAVDMESGTIAAQGYRLRVPYGTLLCVSDKPLHSEIKLPGSANAFYNRAVSQHLKIGIAALDLLRTELNSLHSRKLRSFDEPPFR from the coding sequence GTGAGCCACGCGTTTGAAGTCGTTGATACCCCCAAACAGGCCGTCGACCGTCTGGCGGCCCTGCATGATCAGGCCACCGTGGCCCTCAGCCAGGCCCTCAAGCGTTACCTCAAAGACCGCACGCAGCCCAGTGATGACGAGCGTGTGCTGTTCCGCTACCCCGCGCTGCGCCTGACCTACTACAGCCACGGCGAAGTGGCCGCCACTACCCGCGCCTATGCCAAGGTGCAGGTGGCCGGCACCTACAGCGTCACCGTCACCCAGCCTGCGGCGTTTCGCAGCTATCTGCTGGAGCAGCTGCGCCCGCTGATGCACGACTACACGGTGACCGTGGAAGTGGGCGTGAGCGAGCAGAACATTCCGTACCCCTACGTGGTCGAGCAGGGCGACGAACTGGCCGGTACCGGCATCACTGCCGCCGAGCTGGCGCGCGTGTTCCCCAGCACTGACCTGTCCGCCGCCACCGACAACATCGCCGACGGCCTGTATGATTGGGGCAATGCCGAAACCCTGCCACTGGCGCTGTTCGACGCTGCCCGGGTGGATTTCTCGCTACGCCGCCTGGTGCACTACACCGGCAGCGACTGGCGCCATGTTCAGCCATGGATCCTGCTGACCAACTACCACCGCTATGTAGACCAGTTCATCAGCCATGGCCTGGAGCAACTGCGTGAAGATCCGCGCTTCGTGCGTATGGTGCTGCCGGGCAACGTGGTGATCGAAAAGGGCATGGACCATGGCGAAGCGCAGGCCCTGGTAGCCAGCGTGGTATGGCACCGCTTCCAGATGCCCGCCTATCACCTGATTGCCGCCGACGGTGATGGCATTACGCTGGTCAACATCGGTGTCGGCCCGTCCAATGCCAAGAACATCACCGACCACCTGGCCGTATTGCGCCCACACTGCTGGCTGATGATCGGCCACTGCGGCGGCCTGCGCCAATCGCAGACCATCGGCGACTACGTGCTGGCTCACGCCTACATGCGCCGCGACGGCATCCTCGACCGTGTGGTGCCGCCGAACATCCCGATCCCGGCCCTGGCCGAGGTGCAACTCGCGCTGCAGGAAGCGGCCGCCCAGGTTACCGGCGAGCGTGGTGAAGATTTGAAGAAGCGCCTGCGTACCGGCACCGTGCTGACTTACGACGACCGTAACTGGGAGCTGCGCTGGGCCCAGGAGCGCCCGTTGATCAACCTGTCGCGCGCCGTTGCGGTTGATATGGAAAGCGGCACCATCGCCGCACAGGGCTACCGCCTGCGGGTACCTTATGGCACCTTGCTGTGCGTATCCGACAAACCGCTGCACAGCGAAATCAAGCTGCCAGGCTCGGCCAATGCCTTCTACAACCGTGCGGTCAGCCAGCACCTGAAGATCGGCATTGCCGCCCTCGACCTGCTACGAACCGAGCTCAACTCGCTGCACTCGCGTAAACTGCGCAGCTTCGATGAGCCGCCGTTCCGCTGA